From a region of the Paenibacillus sp. FSL R10-2734 genome:
- a CDS encoding D-alanine--D-alanine ligase → MKVGVIMGGVSSEYEVSMNSGKEILKNLDPNKYEVTPIVITKREELIEQAKGIDIALLALHGAYGEDGTVQGTLETMGIPYTGSGVLSSSICMDKDLSKKLMRCAGVNTADWLCWDNMKDYSVEAVERIGYPVMVKPCSGGSSIGMEKVSSSEELLSAVQKAFACDQSILIESYIQGQEITCSILNGEMLPVLGITSAHAEWFDYSAKYEDGGADERVIELPAEVYERVSEAALDCYKALKCSVYARVDMLLKDGIPYVLEVNTLPGMTKASLLPKSAQAAGYTFSGLLDEIITLSLTEKSPKEEVCSHEQ, encoded by the coding sequence ATGAAGGTAGGCGTAATTATGGGTGGGGTATCGTCAGAGTATGAGGTATCCATGAATAGCGGTAAAGAAATATTGAAGAATCTGGATCCAAATAAATATGAGGTTACACCAATTGTAATCACGAAGCGTGAAGAGCTTATTGAGCAGGCAAAAGGGATCGATATCGCACTGCTTGCGCTTCATGGAGCATACGGCGAGGACGGAACCGTTCAGGGGACGCTGGAGACGATGGGGATTCCGTATACAGGTAGTGGCGTTTTGTCTAGCAGCATTTGCATGGATAAAGATCTCTCCAAAAAGCTTATGCGCTGCGCAGGCGTTAATACGGCAGATTGGCTGTGCTGGGATAACATGAAGGATTATTCGGTAGAGGCGGTAGAACGGATCGGATATCCTGTTATGGTGAAGCCGTGTTCAGGTGGTTCGAGTATCGGGATGGAAAAGGTGAGCAGTAGCGAGGAATTGCTGAGCGCAGTACAGAAGGCTTTTGCCTGTGATCAGTCGATTCTGATCGAGAGCTACATTCAAGGCCAGGAAATCACTTGCTCCATTCTAAATGGAGAGATGTTACCTGTTCTGGGGATCACCTCGGCACATGCGGAATGGTTCGATTACAGCGCTAAGTACGAAGACGGCGGGGCAGACGAACGGGTCATTGAACTACCAGCTGAGGTGTATGAGCGCGTAAGTGAAGCGGCCTTAGACTGCTACAAAGCACTGAAATGCAGTGTATATGCACGGGTGGATATGCTGCTGAAGGATGGGATTCCTTATGTGCTGGAGGTGAACACGCTACCTGGCATGACGAAGGCGAGTCTTTTACCAAAAAGCGCGCAAGCGGCAGGCTACACCTTCAGCGGACTGCTTGACGAAATTATTACCCTTTCTCTAACAGAAAAGAGTCCAAAAGAAGAGGTGTGCAGCCATGAGCAATAA
- a CDS encoding PLP-dependent aminotransferase family protein, with protein MFKDFKLIAGRPVYIQIKDYMKHLIIKGGLQGNQKLPSTRELSTLLKVSRNSVISAYAGLEDDGFAYAVQGQGSYVAPTPPGSETISSWTMDWKTRINDHARLAEELDIMKRGIRAEKGTISFTSIAPDESLFDLDNVKRSFMDRMSVEGNVLLNYGYAKGYKPLIDYLKQYMEHKGVEMKGKDILITNGFTEGFDIVLSALSKKNGSVICENPTHHTAIKNLKLNGFEITGIPMERDGIDLVELEKALQQQAFDCAYFVPSYHNPTGIVMSPEKRQRLMKLMNRYQIPVIEDGFNEELRYSGSHVAPLIAAAGSGNSVIYLGSFSKVLFPGLRVGWVLADQELIYSLESVKRARTIHTSTLDQSILYQYLLGGHLEKYLKKARAEYKRKYELTLQCCKEFIPYTTLSGDGGLHLFVTFAEGFNTRTLLAACHEQGVIFTAGDIFFTDGKGQNTIRIGFSRVTDEDIRKGIEIIGRTAQQLMG; from the coding sequence ATGTTTAAAGATTTTAAGCTCATAGCCGGACGGCCGGTGTATATACAAATTAAAGACTATATGAAGCACTTAATTATAAAAGGCGGTCTGCAAGGGAATCAAAAGCTGCCCTCCACACGAGAGCTCAGCACACTGCTTAAGGTTAGCCGCAACTCAGTAATCTCTGCTTATGCAGGACTAGAGGATGATGGGTTTGCTTATGCTGTGCAGGGGCAAGGAAGTTATGTGGCACCTACACCTCCCGGCAGTGAAACAATCTCTTCCTGGACGATGGACTGGAAGACGCGTATCAATGATCATGCGCGGCTGGCGGAGGAACTGGATATCATGAAGCGCGGCATACGAGCGGAGAAGGGTACGATCTCCTTCACGAGCATCGCACCCGATGAAAGTCTTTTTGATCTAGATAATGTGAAACGCTCCTTTATGGATCGTATGTCGGTGGAAGGCAATGTTTTACTAAATTATGGTTATGCCAAAGGGTATAAGCCTTTAATAGACTATTTGAAGCAATATATGGAGCACAAGGGCGTGGAAATGAAAGGCAAGGATATATTGATCACCAATGGCTTTACAGAGGGATTCGATATTGTATTGTCTGCACTTAGCAAAAAGAATGGTTCGGTCATCTGTGAGAATCCAACGCATCATACGGCGATCAAAAATCTGAAGCTGAACGGCTTTGAGATCACCGGGATTCCTATGGAACGTGATGGGATTGATCTGGTAGAGCTGGAGAAGGCGCTGCAGCAGCAAGCTTTTGACTGTGCCTACTTCGTCCCTTCTTATCATAATCCCACTGGAATTGTAATGTCTCCCGAGAAAAGACAGAGGCTAATGAAGCTGATGAATCGGTACCAAATACCGGTGATCGAGGATGGTTTTAACGAGGAATTACGATATTCGGGCTCACATGTGGCTCCACTTATCGCAGCGGCGGGTAGTGGCAATAGCGTGATCTATCTCGGTAGTTTCTCAAAGGTATTATTTCCGGGACTACGCGTAGGTTGGGTGCTGGCGGATCAGGAGCTGATTTATTCCCTCGAAAGCGTCAAGCGCGCACGTACTATTCATACCTCGACGCTGGATCAATCCATTTTGTATCAGTATTTATTGGGTGGACATTTAGAGAAGTATTTGAAAAAAGCTAGAGCGGAATATAAACGAAAATATGAATTAACCCTGCAATGCTGCAAGGAGTTTATTCCTTATACGACGCTATCTGGGGATGGTGGACTGCATCTTTTTGTAACCTTTGCGGAGGGCTTTAACACAAGGACGCTGCTGGCGGCCTGTCATGAGCAAGGGGTTATTTTTACAGCAGGAGATATATTCTTCACAGACGGTAAAGGTCAAAATACGATACGGATCGGTTTCTCAAGAGTGACGGATGAGGATATCCGTAAGGGAATCGAGATTATTGGTAGAACAGCACAACAACTAATGGGATAA
- a CDS encoding ATP-binding protein, whose translation MSEQIVIEKILQHKRKSAAPVVVMMCGVAGSGKTTFAQKLEKEGFARLSIDEDIWATYGRFGMDYPEQNYELYKEQSEIKLRGELRNLILAKQDVVIDFSFWQRQRRNDYKQLIEAHGGVWELIYLKVQPDELRQRLLIRSERFDANAAFTITEDTLTRFLSGFETPEGEGETVIEA comes from the coding sequence TTGAGTGAACAGATTGTGATTGAAAAAATACTACAGCATAAGCGTAAAAGTGCAGCTCCCGTCGTTGTGATGATGTGCGGTGTAGCAGGGTCGGGCAAAACGACCTTTGCTCAAAAGTTGGAGAAAGAAGGATTCGCCCGGCTCTCGATAGATGAGGATATTTGGGCTACATACGGACGTTTTGGAATGGATTATCCGGAGCAGAATTATGAGCTCTATAAAGAACAATCGGAAATAAAGCTGAGAGGGGAGCTTAGAAATCTAATTCTGGCTAAACAGGATGTTGTCATCGATTTCAGCTTTTGGCAGCGTCAGAGGCGGAACGATTATAAGCAACTTATTGAAGCGCATGGCGGCGTCTGGGAGCTAATTTACTTAAAGGTTCAGCCAGATGAGTTGCGTCAGCGACTGCTCATCCGGAGTGAACGTTTTGACGCTAATGCGGCGTTTACGATCACTGAGGACACGCTCACTCGGTTTCTAAGCGGTTTTGAAACCCCTGAAGGAGAAGGCGAAACGGTGATTGAAGCGTAA
- a CDS encoding histidine phosphatase family protein, with protein MDMDRGLMQGMTIPPIVLELVLVRHGQTQWNVEHRYLGYSEIPLLPEAVEQLSQLKQQLGRLTEKRAEVSDGFWRVYCSDLLRCRETLAYIAPSLEKVTIYDQRLREMNFGAWEGCTYEQLMDNSLYRRWIDDPSKVTPPEGESWTQFDERLRSFLLDLGQAAENAFVHAASRENKGEVITNRILVVTHGGVIRNFLAQVVPDLTFYSAAAPSPGTAMELKLFWENGQWSAKG; from the coding sequence ATGGATATGGATCGGGGGCTGATGCAAGGCATGACGATTCCCCCTATAGTGCTGGAATTGGTGCTTGTCCGCCACGGGCAGACCCAGTGGAATGTTGAGCATCGTTACTTAGGATACTCGGAAATCCCGCTGCTTCCTGAAGCAGTAGAGCAGCTATCACAGCTTAAGCAGCAGCTTGGTAGGCTGACTGAAAAGCGGGCTGAAGTATCAGATGGTTTTTGGCGTGTATATTGCAGCGACCTGCTTAGATGTCGGGAAACCTTGGCTTATATTGCACCTTCGCTAGAGAAGGTTACTATCTACGATCAGCGCCTCCGAGAAATGAATTTCGGAGCTTGGGAAGGCTGCACCTATGAGCAATTAATGGATAACTCATTGTATCGACGTTGGATTGATGATCCTTCCAAGGTTACACCACCAGAAGGAGAATCCTGGACGCAGTTCGACGAACGTCTGCGTAGCTTCCTGTTAGATCTAGGACAAGCGGCTGAGAATGCTTTTGTTCATGCTGCGAGCAGGGAGAACAAGGGTGAGGTTATTACAAACAGGATACTCGTAGTGACACATGGCGGTGTAATCAGGAATTTTCTTGCACAGGTGGTTCCGGATCTTACATTCTACAGCGCAGCTGCACCTTCTCCAGGAACAGCAATGGAACTCAAATTATTCTGGGAGAACGGGCAATGGTCGGCTAAAGGATAA
- the cbiB gene encoding adenosylcobinamide-phosphate synthase CbiB — translation MTIALVLLAAYVIDRIVGDPRSLPHPVIGMGKAITSLERMIRLIWSRPQSLRRAGVLLPLCVAGGAWALTAILLWLLSFLSPWLVWIAAVWLISTTIASKGLKDAGMAVYVELRKGDIPAARKALGMIVGRDTTTLDPPEIVRGTVETVAENIVDAIISPLFYALIGGAPLAMAYRAVNTLDSMVGYKNDKYRDLGWASARLDDVANFIPARITALLLALCAWLLRLDWRSCLRMVKRDARLHPSPNSGFPESAVAGALGIRLGGENVYHGVTSFRAYMGDPVRPMEPDDIIQASRMMMLCSSIFVAICAALAWIWIGG, via the coding sequence GTGACAATCGCTTTGGTACTGTTAGCGGCTTATGTGATTGACCGGATCGTAGGTGATCCACGTAGCCTGCCCCATCCCGTCATCGGTATGGGCAAAGCAATCACTTCTCTGGAGCGGATGATCCGCCTTATATGGTCCCGCCCGCAAAGCCTGCGGAGAGCGGGAGTATTACTTCCGCTGTGTGTAGCGGGCGGTGCTTGGGCATTGACAGCCATCTTGCTATGGCTGCTATCGTTCCTCTCACCTTGGCTCGTATGGATCGCCGCGGTGTGGCTGATTTCAACCACGATTGCTTCGAAGGGACTAAAGGATGCGGGGATGGCGGTGTACGTGGAACTCCGTAAAGGAGATATTCCTGCTGCTCGTAAGGCATTAGGAATGATCGTGGGACGTGATACGACCACACTAGATCCCCCGGAAATTGTGCGCGGCACGGTGGAGACTGTAGCAGAGAATATCGTCGATGCGATTATATCTCCGCTATTCTACGCGCTGATCGGCGGAGCGCCGCTAGCAATGGCTTATCGTGCGGTCAATACGCTCGACTCTATGGTTGGTTATAAGAACGATAAATATCGTGATCTCGGATGGGCATCCGCTCGGCTCGATGATGTCGCCAACTTCATTCCGGCGCGGATAACGGCATTGCTCTTGGCTCTGTGCGCATGGTTACTTCGTCTGGATTGGCGCAGTTGTCTACGAATGGTGAAGCGGGATGCACGACTTCATCCAAGCCCCAATAGCGGGTTTCCAGAATCTGCTGTTGCAGGTGCACTTGGTATCCGGCTTGGGGGAGAGAACGTATATCACGGTGTCACCTCTTTCCGGGCCTATATGGGTGATCCGGTAAGACCGATGGAGCCGGATGATATTATTCAAGCCTCGCGGATGATGATGCTTTGTTCTTCTATATTTGTTGCTATCTGCGCAGCTCTAGCATGGATATGGATCGGGGGCTGA
- a CDS encoding adenosylcobinamide amidohydrolase, protein MEGAGSDMVEVKTPFNLAGGVREYRSAVWPGLVLEWKGNHLLLELPAEADGLSSAFYGGGMNRLQRAVNLYVDRNYECSDPVQDMENKLRVWGYSLSGCAGLMTAVPLEHAAVAEEDTGSAGIFVCVTAAAGNAARAGVERNVLAVYRPGTINIMLGIDGRLTPAAMVNAVQTAVEAKAAALADLGITDPENGLIATGTTTDAIVLAVSQSGRYSAEHIYAGTATDLGGAIGRLVYSAVTGSLLSVQARKDSE, encoded by the coding sequence GTGGAAGGAGCAGGATCGGATATGGTGGAAGTGAAGACTCCATTTAATCTTGCAGGAGGCGTTAGAGAGTACCGCTCAGCCGTTTGGCCGGGGCTTGTGCTGGAGTGGAAGGGAAACCATCTGCTACTTGAGCTACCTGCTGAAGCAGATGGTTTATCGAGTGCGTTCTACGGTGGAGGAATGAATCGTCTGCAGCGGGCCGTCAATTTATATGTTGATCGCAATTATGAATGCAGTGATCCTGTCCAAGATATGGAGAATAAGCTACGCGTTTGGGGTTATTCATTATCTGGCTGTGCCGGTCTGATGACGGCTGTACCGTTAGAGCATGCAGCGGTAGCTGAAGAAGACACTGGCTCAGCGGGGATATTTGTTTGCGTGACTGCCGCCGCTGGAAATGCTGCGCGCGCAGGTGTGGAGCGCAATGTGCTGGCTGTTTATCGTCCGGGTACGATAAACATTATGCTAGGTATTGATGGCCGCCTGACACCGGCGGCGATGGTCAATGCTGTGCAGACAGCTGTGGAAGCCAAAGCTGCTGCACTAGCCGATCTCGGGATTACTGATCCCGAGAATGGCCTGATCGCAACCGGAACAACTACGGATGCGATAGTACTCGCTGTGAGCCAAAGCGGGCGATACAGCGCAGAGCATATATACGCTGGAACTGCTACCGATCTAGGGGGCGCAATCGGCCGCCTAGTATATAGCGCTGTAACGGGAAGTTTGTTATCAGTTCAGGCAAGGAAGGACAGCGAATGA